In Quercus robur chromosome 11, dhQueRobu3.1, whole genome shotgun sequence, the following proteins share a genomic window:
- the LOC126707081 gene encoding uncharacterized protein LOC126707081 gives MPASALSFLAFTVFKNPMMFKLTNPKNGELTHCGVEEFDAPEDFVFMPNWMMEHLELEKGDPVNVKSIRLKKGTYVKLQPHTKDFLEISNPRAVLEITLRNFFCLTKGDTIMIMYNDKNFYIDVIETAPSDAISIFETDCVVDFAPPLDYQGPETPVVKDVMATKKVEEQAVEDDVKFEPFCGEARRLDGRFSMESVVSDCSARLKQISVDEVNEKSKATQSNLRSKPGKLVFGSNKELEKNSKEEAALKKGDEKFQPFTGRSYRLID, from the coding sequence ATGCCTGCCTCAGCTCTCAGTTTCCTTGCATTCACAGTTTTCAAAAACCCCATGATGTTCAAGTTAACCAACCCAAAAAATGGGGAACTCACGCATTGTGGAGTCGAGGAGTTTGATGCCCCGGAGGATTTTGTTTTCATGCCAAACTGGATGATGGAGCACTTGGAATTAGAAAAAGGAGACCCTGTCAATGTCAAAAGCATACGTTTGAAGAAAGGAACTTACGTGAAGTTACAACCTCATACTAAGGATTTCTTGGAGATTTCCAACCCTAGAGCCGTTTTGGAAATAACACTGAGGAACTTCTTTTGTTTGACAAAGGGTGATACCATCATGATCATGTATAATGACAAGAATTTTTACATTGATGTGATTGAAACAGCACCGTCTGATGCTATAAGTATTTTTGAGACAGACTGTGTGGTTGACTTTGCTCCACCTTTGGATTACCAAGGACCAGAAACACCAGTAGTGAAGGATGTCATGGCTACGAAGAAAGTTGAGGAGCAAGCAGTAGAGGATGATGTGAAGTTTGAACCTTTTTGTGGCGAAGCAAGGCGCTTGGATGGGAGATTTTCAATGGAGTCAGTTGTATCAGATTGCTCTGCCAGGTTGAAGCAAATTTCTGTAGATGAAGTTAATGAGAAAAGCAAGGCTACTCAGTCCAACTTGAGAAGTAAACCAGGAAAGCTAGTCTTTGGTTCTAATAAGGAATTGGAAAAGAACTCTAAAGAAGAAGCGGCATTAAAGAAAGGAGATGAAAAGTTCCAACCATTCACCGGTAGGAGTTACAGGCTGATAGACTAG